Genomic segment of Paenalkalicoccus suaedae:
AATGTCCTTGCTTTGAAATTACCTTTTGCAAGCTCATTCGCCACTCTTCTAGCATCATCAATTGGTCTTGTTAGTTGATTTGTAAGCTTAGTAGCGAATAGTGTGATTACAAAAAAGGCAATTAAAAAAGATATAAATAATAAGGCCCACACTCGTTGATACACATCTGATAGTTCATCCATCGGTAGTCCTAATCTTAAGTAGCCTTCTTCCTCCCCTTCAATCGTGAGAGGTCTTGCATAATATAATAGTTCCTGATTAAGTGTTGTGCTAAAACGAATCTCAATTTGATCGGATCCATTTTGAGTTCCTCTTATTTCAGGTCTATTTATATGATTTTCCATAGTCGTAGGATCTGCGGCGGTCTCTGCTAATACATCCCCATCTAATGAAATATACGTTATTCGTATATCTAGAGCCTCAGCAAGATCATCGATTGTCTCTTGAACTTGGTCTATATCATCTACACCCGTTTGCTCTAGTACATAGCTTACGGCAGCCGCCTCTTGGCTTATCCGCTCATTCATTCTATCTAGATAAAAGTTTTGAAAGTATGGTCCCATGATTGCGCCTAAGCTAGCTAAAACTAAAAGTACAATTAATGAGAGTGGAAAGATTAAACGGAATCTGTAACTAGTCATTTACTGTGACGCCTCAAGCTTATAACCAAGACCTCTTATTGTCTTTATATAGGTTGGCTTCTTCGTGTTTGGCTCAATCTTTTCTCTCAAATGGCTAATATGCACATCAACTATTCGAGTATCTCCAACAAATTCGTAGTTCCAGACCGCATTTAATAGCTGATCACGTGTCAGTACTCTGCCCTTATTATTTGTTAAATAAACAAGCAGTTCAAATTCTTTTGGCGTAAGCTCTAATGGCTTTCCTTTAAGGAAAACTTCATAGTTATCAGGGTGAATCTCCACGTCACCGAAGCTCACTTTGTTAATTTCCTGTGGTTTTTCGGTAGGAGGTTGGGCTTGCATACGTCGTAATATCGCACGAACTCGAGCCACTACCTCTCTAGGGCTAAAGGGCTTTGTTAAGTAGTCATCAGCACCTAACTCTAAGCCAAGCACCTTATCAAACTCGTCATCCTTTGCTGTAAGCATCAGAATAGGAGTTGAGACCTTATTTTGTCTAAGCTCTTTACATACTTCAAGGCCGTCCATTTCAGGAAGCATGAGATCTAAAACAATTAGATCAAACGAATTTTCCATTGCTTTATTAAAACCTTCTCTACCATTCTCCGCTGTAGTAACCTCAAAGCCACCTTGCTCAAGATTAAACTGTAACAATGTTACAATTGATTCTTCATCATCAACCACAAGCACTTTTTGTGCCATATTATGTTAGCCTCCCTTTACGCTCTCCCCTGATCGAGCTCTTTTTCCTTATCTGTTTCATCTTACTATATATTTATGTAATTTTGAATTGCTTTTACGTGTTAACGTCGTTCTTGAGTAGCTTGATTATCCGTAAACGTTGCTTGATTATCCGATTTATGCTCTCGATTATCCGAAAACGTACTCTCATTATCCAGTTTCGTCTCACCATTATCCGAAAACGCACTCTTTCACAAGATTTCCACAAAAAAATAGAGCACCCGATGAATTCCATCGAGCCCTCTACCAAACATAAAACTAAGTTTTCTAACGAATTTCCTTAAGTCATTTAAAAATTCTCAAACGTTCCTTCTTCTTCGGTCATAGACTTCCACGGATATGGCGGCGCGACTACGAGTTCACTTGAAATGACTACATCCTCGAGCTGATCGCGCATTTCTACACGTATCACAACCTGATGCTCTTTTTCTCGCTTTTCGACAAGAGTAAGCTTTAGATGTACAGATTCGTAGTGATACACTGGTTTATCGTAGGAGTGCGATTCTTTCATAATAACAGATCCAGGACCAGGCAGGTGCATCGACACGGCCTTTGTAATCATGCCGTGTAGCATTACTTGAGGCACGATCGGGCGTTTATAAGGCGTTCGCGTCGCATAATCATGCTGAATATAGATCGGATTTGCATCATCCGTAAAACCTAAGTATAGCAAAATATCCTTATCTTTTATCTCGATTGTTTGTTCAAATTCGTCGCCTACCTGACAGTCTTTGAATGTCTTACCGAGCGTTTTTCTTTTCGAAAACATGGTCATCCCCCTCACGTTAGTAAGCGCTTTCAAAACTTATGGAGAAAGAAGCGGCCACAACGGACCGCTCCCTAACACCTATAATGCTTTCATTACATCGCGAACAGAGTCGGCTGATTTATCAAGCGCAGCTTTCTCCTCGTCTGTTAATTCAAGCTCAAACACTTTCTCAATACCGCTACCACCAAGGATAGTTGGTACGCCTAAATAAAGATCGGAATAGCCGTACTCTCCTTCTAAGTAAGCAATAGTTGGAAGGATGCGTTTTTTATCCTTTACAATTGCTTCAATCATTTGCGTGATCGCAGCAGCTGGCGCATAATACGCGCTTCCATTACCAAGTAAATTGACAATCTCGCCGCCACCCTTACGAGTTCGCTCGACGATTTGCTCGAGACGATCCTTTTCAATTAGCTTTTCTACCGGAATACCTCCGACAGAGCTGTAGCGTAGCATCGGAACCATATCGTCACCGTGACCACCTAATACAAAGCCTTGCACGTCCTCTACAGAGACATTTAGTTCTCTTGCAATAAACGTGTTAAAGCGCGCTGTATCAAGTACGCCAGACTGACCAATAACACGATTCTTAGGGAATCCAGATTCCTTATAAACCGTGTACGTCATCGCATCAACTGGATTTGTTAATACAATAATAAAGCAGTCAGGTGAATATTTTACGATTTCCTTCGTAACACTTTTCATAATTCCAGCATTTGTGCTAATTAAATCATCACGACTCATACCAGGTTTTCTCGGAATACCGGCAGTGATAACAACAATGTCTGATTCAGCTGTATCCTCATAGTTTGAGGTACCAATTATATGAGAGTCAAAGCCTTGAACGGGACTCGCTTCTAACATATCGAGTGCTTTCCCTTTTGTCGGATTCTCGTTATTTGGAATATCGATTAATACGACATCCCCGAGCTCCTTCTGAGCAGCCATTAAAGCTGTCGTTGTACCTGTGAATCCACCGCCAACGACAGTTATTTTTCGACGTTTGATCGTAGTCATACGTTACGCACGCTCCTCTGCTTTGTAATGAGTGTCTCTTATAGGTTGCTAATTAGTGCGTCACCAAATTCCGAACATTTCACTTCCGTAGCCCCATCCATGAGACGAGCGAAGTCATACGTTACTGTCTTGCTTGCAATCGTCTTATCCATTGCCTGCTCGATCATGTCCGCAGCTTCTCCCCATCCTAAGTGGCGAAGCATTAGTACGCCCGATAGAAGGACAGATGATGGGTTTACTTTATCTTGTCCCGCATACTTCGGTGCAGTACCGTGAGTTGCTTCAAAGATAGCGTGTCCAGAATCGTAGTTAATATTTGCTCCTGGCGCGATACCGATTCCGCCTACTTGAGCTGCTAATGCGTCAGAAACATAGTCACCGTTTAGGTTCATTGTTGCTACTACATCAAACTCTTTTGGACGAGTAAGGATTTGCTGTAGGAAAATATCAGCGATAGAATCTTTTACGATGATTTTTCCTTCTGCTTCTGCTTTAGACTGAGCTTCGTTTGCAGCATCTTTGCCTTGCTCTTCTACGATGCGGTCATATTGAGCCCAAGTGAATACTTTATCACCAAATTCTTTTTCAGCAACTTCGTAGCCCCAGTTTTTGAAAGCTCCTTCAGTAAACTTCATGATATTACCTTTGTGAACAAGTGTAAGGCTCTTACGTCCTTCGTCTACTGCATACTGAAGCGCCGCACGTACAAGACGCTCTGTACCTTCTTTTGATACTGGCTTAATACCGATACCAGAAGTTTCAGGGAAACGAATCTTCGTTGCTCCCATTTCGTTTTGTAGGAAGTCAATAAGCTTCTTCGCTTCGTCTGTTCCTTCTTGATACTCGATTCCTGCATAGATATCCTCAGAGTTCTCACGGAAGATAACCATATCTGTATCTTCTGGACGCTTAACAGGTGAAGGTACACCGTTGAACCAACGAACTGGACGAACACACGCAAAGAGGTCAAGCTCTTGACGAAGTGCTACGTTTAACGAGCGGAAACCGCCGCCGATTGGCGTTGTTAGAGGGCCCTTAATTGCGATGATATACTCGCGGATTGTATCAAGTGTTGCTTCTGGTAGCCATTCGCCTGTTTGTTCGAATGCTTTCTCACCAGCTAAAACTTCTTTCCACTCAATGGACTTCTCGCCATTGTAAGCTTTGTCTACGGCAGCTTCAATAACACGTGAAGCTGCTTTCCAGATGTCTGGTCCAATTCCGTCACCCTCGATATAAGGGATAATTGGGTTATTTGGTACGTTTACTTCTCCGTTAGTTACAGTAATCTTTTGTCCTGACATGAAAAAAAACCTCCTAAATTTTATGTAGAGAGGAAACCAGTGTGGCCTCCTCCTAAATATTGTAGCATGTTTGATTAACGATCTTCGATGGAAATCCACTCTTGCTTATCTGGACCCGTATATTCCGCACGCGGACGGATAAGACGGTTGTTTTCGTATTGCTCTAAAATGTGCGCAATCCAACCAGATACACGGCTTACAGCAAAGATTGGTGTAAATAAGTCATGATCAATGCCTAAGCTGTGATAAACAGATGCAGAGTAGAAATCAACGTTTGGTAATAAGCCTTTTTCGCCTACAACAATCTCATCGATCTTCACAGACATCTCATACCACTTCGTTTCACCAGTAATATCCGTCAATTGACGTGACATTTCTTTTAGGTGCTTCGCACGTGGGTCGCCATCTTTATAAACACGGTGACCGAAGCCCATGATTTTAACTTTACGAGATAAAGCATCCTTAATGTACGCTTCTGCTTTATCAGCTTCGCCAATTTCAGCAAGCATTTGCATCACGCGCTCGTTTGCTCCACCGTGAAGTGGACCTTTAAGCGCACCGATTGCTGCTGTAACGCCTGAGTACATGTCAGATAATGTTGCTACACATACGCGAGCCGTAAATGTAGAAGCATTTAGCTCATGATCTGCGTGAAGCACTAATGCTTTATTGAATGCTTCTTCGGAGATTGCGTCTGGCTCTTCTCCATTTAGCATGTATAGGAAGTTAGCTGCAAAGCTAAGCTCCTCTTTTGGTGCGATTGGATCTTTCCCTTGTCTGATGCGAGCAAAAGCAGTTACGATTGTCGGCATTTGAGCCTGTAACTTAATTGCTTTTCGCTTATTAGCCTCTTCATCTGCTTCGTCAGCCTCTTCATCAAACAATCCTAAGTTTGAAACAGCCGTGCGTAACGCCGCCATAGGATGGACTTTATCAATAGGGAATGAACGTAGCTGATCAATTACTTCGGAAGGTACAGAAGCCGCTTTTGCAAGCTCCTTTTTGAAGGAATCTAGCTCAGATTTAGTAGGTAATTTGTGGTTCCAAAGCAGGTAAACAACCTCTTCAAAACTTGCATTATCTGCTAGATCGTCAATGTTATAGCCGTGGTATGTTAACACGCCATCAATAATCGAACTTACGCTTGATGTAGTAGCTACTACACCTTCTAATCCTTTAGTTGAACTCATGCTACCTCTCCTTTACAAATGAAATGCGGGAATTATGAACCCGTTTGCGCGAAGGAACTTGGTGTAAACGTAACCTGTGAAGGAATCTATTATATCGATATAATGAATACCCTAACTGCTCACAAACAAAACCTGCTTGATATGGCAAAGATATGTTAGAAAGCGGTTACGAAAAACCTTAATCGCTTGAACCAAAATAGCATCAATTATGTATTTGGTTTGATTACGCTTCCTATTATACCATTTTTCACATTTTTGTGAACTCATAAATCCTAAATCCAACAAAGATTCATACTTATATTATTATTTTAATTTGTCTTACAATTCACAAACTACCCTCCCCATTAGCCACCTAATGAGGAGAAAAATTGTACAGCCCGCATTGCTAAATACGCGATACCAGCGCCAATTAAAGGACCTACCGCAACCCCACCAAACAGAGCGACAGCGAGGATTGTTCCTACTACTAGCGCTACAGTAATGTGTGGATCATTTTGCAGGAGATCTATCCCGTTTGCTGCGATAATCGCAACGAATATTCCTGAACCAAGCGCAATCCATGCATAGGAAGATTTTATCGCTCCCTGCAAATCACGTAAGCCAATCTCACCCGTTACTATCGGTACAAGCACAGCTATTGTAATAATTGTTACTCCTATTTGAATACCTCTTGATTGCGCAAACGGTAGAATTCGATCCCCTAATCCGCTCCATTGCACGATAAGCAAAAATGCGCAGGCTATTATAAGAGACTGATTCTTAGCAAACATGCCTATCGCAAGTAAAATGAGCATAAAGATAGTAGCCTGTGACATTCGTTAATTCCTTTCTAGATTAAAACTTTCTTCCCATCCCGTTCATGTAAATAAAGTTACCATTTGACGCCATTTTTTGAAAGAAACGCTGGAGGATTTGCTTAAAGCCTTTGCGTGTTGGCGGTAGCAGTAGTAAGAAACCAACCGTATCGGTTAGGAATCCGGGTGTGAGAAGTAGTAGTCCACCAATTAAAATACAGACTCCATCAAGCATTTCCTCGCCGGGCACCATGCCTTGTTGAGACTTGAGTTGCGCTCTTCTATACGCTTGTAGCCCCTCTTTTTTAGCAAGCCACGCGCCTATGATACCTGTTAATACGATCAGTCCAAATGTTGGCCAGATGCCTATCCAATTCCCAGCCAAGATAAATACAACTATTTCAAGAGCTGGTACGATGATCATTAGTAGCAGAAATATTCTACCCATAGTCTTGTCCTCCTATTCTGTGACGCCATGTGGACGACGTCCTTCTATCTTATATACGGCGCAGGTGATTCTGCGTTTCTTTTATTATACTAATTTTAAGTCGGGTATGTCGCTTTTATTGAGAGGTTATTGTTTACGCACTAGATTCTCTTCTCGTTTGTTGGAGACTCTATGATCTTTTTAACCCTTCGTGTGTAATGCGCACATGAACAGCTTTTATGCGCGAAGTGCCACATTATCAAAACCCTTACTGATTCATTCGCGCTAGTTGCTAGTAAAGTTGTAGGTTTGCCTATTGAAAGTTGCTAAGGAGGAAATTCATATTGTTTAACATGATGGTTAACTAGAATGAGTAATGGTTTTGTAGCTTTGTGATTTAGTTAAGTGCCTTAATTGGTTTTTATGTGCCGCATTTCAGAGTTATGGACTTTATTCTGGACTTATGTTCCACATTTGAAAGTTATGGACTTCGTCCTCTTTTTGCACTCTGTTATGTGCCTTATTTGGTTTTTATGTGCCGCATTTCAGAGTTATGGACTTCATGCCATAACAGCTACCCCAAACAGCACCGATGATCAACCCTCACAAAATCAAGAGAGACTTAGCGCATCTCTATGCGCTAAGCCTCTCTTTCAAAAACGTCTTTATTATAGAATGCTAGCTGAACCTTTGTAGATTTTCCCTTGTGTACCATCGACTGTGATTAGTTCACCGTCATTTAATAAGTTCGTTGCGTTTTCAACGCCAACTACTACAGGGATTCCAAGGTTAAGACCTACTACGGCAGCGTGAGATGTTAATCCGCCCTGCTCTGTGATGACAGCACTTGCTTTTTCGAATGCTTCCATCATGTCGCGGTCTGTCATTGTTGTTACAAGGATGTCACCAGTTTGTGTTTTGCGGATTGCTTCTTCAGCAGTTTTCGCAATAACAACGTTCCCCTTTGTCACCTTGCGGCCAATACCTTGACCAGAAGCTAATACTTCTCCAACAACGTGGATCTTCATAAGGTTTGTTGTACCTGTTTCACCAACTGGAACACCAGCTGTAATAACAACCAGGTCTCCGTTTTTCACTAGACCAGTCTTCGTTGCTTCGTCAACAGAAAGCTGAAGCATTTCGTCTGTTGTATCTACTGCTTTACCTACGTGCGCGTCTACACCCCATACTAGAGATAGAGAACGGCTTACACGCTCGTCGCTAGTTACAGCAACGATCGTAGCTTCTGGACGATACTTCGAAATCATTTTAGCTGTGTGTCCACTTTGAGTAGCTGTCAGAATAGCAGATGCCTCAAGGTTTAACGCAGTGTGAGCCACAGATTGGCTGATTGCTTCAGTGATTGTGTGCTCGCTCTCTTTAGAAATACGACGAAGAATTTCTTCGTGCTTTAACGCAGACTCAGCGCGCACGGCAATGTTAGCCATTGTGTTTACTGATTCTACCGGATACGTTCCTGCTGCTGTTTCACCAGAAAGCATGATAGCATCTGTGCCATCAAAGATTGCGTTTGCTACGTCAGATGCTTCCGCGCGCGTTGGGCGTGGGTTACGTTGCATTGAATCAAGCATTTGAGTCGCAGTGATAACTGGCTTACCTAGACGGTTACACTTTTTGATAAGCATTTTTTGTACAAGTGGTACCTCTTCAGCTGGAATCTCTACGCCAAGGTCTCCACGAGCAACCATTAGTCCGTCAGAAACTTCAAGGATTTCGTCGATATTGTCGACACCCTCTTGGTTTTCGATCTTAGGAATAATTTGAATGTGTGCAGCTTGGTTCTTTTCAAGAAGCTCACGAATTTCAAGAACGTCCGAAGCGCGACGAACAAATGATGCTGCGATAAAGTCTACATCTTGCTCGATACCGAATAGGATATCATTTGCATCCTTTTCTGTAATACCAGGAAGGTTTACGCTCACGTTTGGTACGTTAACGCCTTTTTTATTTTTAAGTGTGCCACTGTTTAACACTTCTGTGATTAGCTCTTCGTCACGCACTTCCGTTACTAGTAGCTCGATAAGTCCATCGTCTAATAGTAGCTTTGATCCTACCTCTACATCCTTAACAAGACCAGGATACGTGATAGAGATGACTTCGTTATTACCAACTACTTCTGTCATTGAAACGCGAAGTTTTTGACCTTTTTCAAGCTCAGCCACGCCACCTTCTAACGTTTGCGTACGAATCTCAGGACCCTTAGTGTCTAAAAGAATAGCTACACTTTTGTTTGCTTCCTTTGCAGCTTCACGAATCGATTTAATACGAGCTCCGTGCTCTTCAAAATCTCCGTGAGAGAAGTTTAGGCGAGATACGTTCATCCCAGCGTCAATTAGCTTTGTTAATTTCTCTTTCGACTCACTTGCTGGTCCGATCGTACAAACAATTTTCGTTTTCCTCATTATGTTATTCCTCCTATGATTTAGTCGCTTTTAAAAAGCTTGGGAAAATACCCATAGAAAAGCCAGGACACGCAAGTGCCCTAGCTATGCTCATTAAATCGACAGTTCCTTAGATAGCTGGTACATCTCTTCGTCTAACACATTCTTTTGAGCTAAGGCATCATCAATATCATGATGAACGAGTACGTTTTGCTGAATTCCAACCATTTTACCTGCTTGTCCTTCAATCAATAGTTCTACTGCTTTAGCTCCTAAACGACTAGCAAGAACGCGGTCTTGAGCAGTTGGAGAACCACCGCGCTGAATGTGACCTAACACGGTTACACGAGTTTC
This window contains:
- a CDS encoding response regulator transcription factor, which codes for MAQKVLVVDDEESIVTLLQFNLEQGGFEVTTAENGREGFNKAMENSFDLIVLDLMLPEMDGLEVCKELRQNKVSTPILMLTAKDDEFDKVLGLELGADDYLTKPFSPREVVARVRAILRRMQAQPPTEKPQEINKVSFGDVEIHPDNYEVFLKGKPLELTPKEFELLVYLTNNKGRVLTRDQLLNAVWNYEFVGDTRIVDVHISHLREKIEPNTKKPTYIKTIRGLGYKLEASQ
- a CDS encoding MaoC/PaaZ C-terminal domain-containing protein produces the protein MFSKRKTLGKTFKDCQVGDEFEQTIEIKDKDILLYLGFTDDANPIYIQHDYATRTPYKRPIVPQVMLHGMITKAVSMHLPGPGSVIMKESHSYDKPVYHYESVHLKLTLVEKREKEHQVVIRVEMRDQLEDVVISSELVVAPPYPWKSMTEEEGTFENF
- the mdh gene encoding malate dehydrogenase; translated protein: MTTIKRRKITVVGGGFTGTTTALMAAQKELGDVVLIDIPNNENPTKGKALDMLEASPVQGFDSHIIGTSNYEDTAESDIVVITAGIPRKPGMSRDDLISTNAGIMKSVTKEIVKYSPDCFIIVLTNPVDAMTYTVYKESGFPKNRVIGQSGVLDTARFNTFIARELNVSVEDVQGFVLGGHGDDMVPMLRYSSVGGIPVEKLIEKDRLEQIVERTRKGGGEIVNLLGNGSAYYAPAAAITQMIEAIVKDKKRILPTIAYLEGEYGYSDLYLGVPTILGGSGIEKVFELELTDEEKAALDKSADSVRDVMKAL
- the icd gene encoding NADP-dependent isocitrate dehydrogenase — its product is MSGQKITVTNGEVNVPNNPIIPYIEGDGIGPDIWKAASRVIEAAVDKAYNGEKSIEWKEVLAGEKAFEQTGEWLPEATLDTIREYIIAIKGPLTTPIGGGFRSLNVALRQELDLFACVRPVRWFNGVPSPVKRPEDTDMVIFRENSEDIYAGIEYQEGTDEAKKLIDFLQNEMGATKIRFPETSGIGIKPVSKEGTERLVRAALQYAVDEGRKSLTLVHKGNIMKFTEGAFKNWGYEVAEKEFGDKVFTWAQYDRIVEEQGKDAANEAQSKAEAEGKIIVKDSIADIFLQQILTRPKEFDVVATMNLNGDYVSDALAAQVGGIGIAPGANINYDSGHAIFEATHGTAPKYAGQDKVNPSSVLLSGVLMLRHLGWGEAADMIEQAMDKTIASKTVTYDFARLMDGATEVKCSEFGDALISNL
- the citZ gene encoding citrate synthase; this translates as MSSTKGLEGVVATTSSVSSIIDGVLTYHGYNIDDLADNASFEEVVYLLWNHKLPTKSELDSFKKELAKAASVPSEVIDQLRSFPIDKVHPMAALRTAVSNLGLFDEEADEADEEANKRKAIKLQAQMPTIVTAFARIRQGKDPIAPKEELSFAANFLYMLNGEEPDAISEEAFNKALVLHADHELNASTFTARVCVATLSDMYSGVTAAIGALKGPLHGGANERVMQMLAEIGEADKAEAYIKDALSRKVKIMGFGHRVYKDGDPRAKHLKEMSRQLTDITGETKWYEMSVKIDEIVVGEKGLLPNVDFYSASVYHSLGIDHDLFTPIFAVSRVSGWIAHILEQYENNRLIRPRAEYTGPDKQEWISIEDR
- a CDS encoding DUF441 domain-containing protein; amino-acid sequence: MSQATIFMLILLAIGMFAKNQSLIIACAFLLIVQWSGLGDRILPFAQSRGIQIGVTIITIAVLVPIVTGEIGLRDLQGAIKSSYAWIALGSGIFVAIIAANGIDLLQNDPHITVALVVGTILAVALFGGVAVGPLIGAGIAYLAMRAVQFFSSLGG
- a CDS encoding FxsA family protein, which gives rise to MGRIFLLLMIIVPALEIVVFILAGNWIGIWPTFGLIVLTGIIGAWLAKKEGLQAYRRAQLKSQQGMVPGEEMLDGVCILIGGLLLLTPGFLTDTVGFLLLLPPTRKGFKQILQRFFQKMASNGNFIYMNGMGRKF
- the pyk gene encoding pyruvate kinase, producing MRKTKIVCTIGPASESKEKLTKLIDAGMNVSRLNFSHGDFEEHGARIKSIREAAKEANKSVAILLDTKGPEIRTQTLEGGVAELEKGQKLRVSMTEVVGNNEVISITYPGLVKDVEVGSKLLLDDGLIELLVTEVRDEELITEVLNSGTLKNKKGVNVPNVSVNLPGITEKDANDILFGIEQDVDFIAASFVRRASDVLEIRELLEKNQAAHIQIIPKIENQEGVDNIDEILEVSDGLMVARGDLGVEIPAEEVPLVQKMLIKKCNRLGKPVITATQMLDSMQRNPRPTRAEASDVANAIFDGTDAIMLSGETAAGTYPVESVNTMANIAVRAESALKHEEILRRISKESEHTITEAISQSVAHTALNLEASAILTATQSGHTAKMISKYRPEATIVAVTSDERVSRSLSLVWGVDAHVGKAVDTTDEMLQLSVDEATKTGLVKNGDLVVITAGVPVGETGTTNLMKIHVVGEVLASGQGIGRKVTKGNVVIAKTAEEAIRKTQTGDILVTTMTDRDMMEAFEKASAVITEQGGLTSHAAVVGLNLGIPVVVGVENATNLLNDGELITVDGTQGKIYKGSASIL